One window of Triticum dicoccoides isolate Atlit2015 ecotype Zavitan chromosome 5A, WEW_v2.0, whole genome shotgun sequence genomic DNA carries:
- the LOC119301188 gene encoding neurofilament light polypeptide-like, producing the protein MQGGVSAAGAAKEAGANLGASAWAGKEKGMAVVQETVEKAKAHDDPAAQAEAEARKEERLLEVEAAKQDAYRRNAAVAKDGRAAAVVKDEKEAAADDEAEAVSA; encoded by the coding sequence ATGCAGGGCGGGGTGAGCGCGGCGGGCGCGGCCAAGGAGGCGGGGGCGAACCTGGGCGCGTCGGCGTGGGCGGGCAAGGAGAAGGGCATGGCCGTGGTGCAGGAGACGGTGGAGAAGGCCAAGGCGCACGACGACCCGGCGGcgcaggcggaggcggaggccAGGAAGGAGGAGCGGCTCCTCGAGGTGGAGGCCGCCAAGCAGGACGCCTACCGCCGCAACGCCGCCGTCGCCAAggacggccgcgccgccgccgtcgtcaaggATGAGAAGGAGGCGGCCGCCGACGACGAGGCTGAGGCCGTCTCCGCCTGA
- the LOC119301187 gene encoding protein EMSY-LIKE 3-like isoform X2, producing MNYGPSDSSGTDDDLPPPYPNNPNNRSIRGSGRASGNGRAIVPVSGNGRAIAPASSYPRAQTDMETQIQQLEQEAYCAVLRAFKAQSDALTWEKEGLITELRKELRVSDKEHREVLNRVNGDDIIRSIREWRSTGGLQASLPNNPQPIHHDPAPSPTTSGRKRQKTSQSVPPLPVPSPPVMHPQQMATPTQPSSSAAKKGFLPGTKGKKTKPKIPGGSAVKSMPPSAGPSGRGPHMNRNFPGRPAAPEPSQGQHHLNPLIGRKVMSRWPEDNNFYEATITDYNAEKDVYALVYDINTANETWEWVDFKEIKPEDIIWQGEDPGLYQGGRGAPGSGGKKSTSRVMPTPGTGRGRGFQKNVSKKDFPRSQNGVGKRSSDDIDILHTESLIKEVERVFSVSHPDPLEVDKAKKALKEQEQSLIDAIARLAEASDGESDEQNRGRRMGPYGGHPHQANYADAMGVDGDHMVGGAAT from the exons ATGAACTACGGGCCCTCGGACAGCAGCG GAACTGATGATGACCTTCCACCACCATATCCGAATAATCCGAATAATAGGAGTATACGAGGCAGCGGGCGTGCCAGTGGTAATGGCAGAGCTATTGTTCCTGTCAGTGGTAATGGAAGGGCCATTGCTCCTGCCAGCTCGTACCCTAGAGCCCAGACCGATATGGAAACACAAATTCAACAGCTTGAGCAAGAAGCGTATTGTGCAGTTCTGCGTGCTTTTAAAGCTCAGTCTGATGCCCTCACATGG GAGAAGGAGGGTCTGATTACCGAACTTAGGAAGGAGCTAAGGGTATCCGACAAAGAACACAGGGAGGTGCTAAACAGGGTCAATGGTGATGATATTATCCGCAGCATAAG GGAATGGAGATCAACAGGAGGCCTTCAGGCAAGCTTACCCAATAATCCTCAGCCTATACATCATGACCCGGCGCCTAGCCCTACCACCTCTGGCCGTAAAAGGCAAAAGACATCTCAATCCGTTCCTCCCCTACCTGTACCGTCTCCTCCTGTTATGCATCCACAGCAGATGGCTACACCAACACAACCTTCATCTTCAGCAGCTAAAAAGGGATTTCTGCCAGGCACTAAAGGCAAAAAGACAAAACCA AAGATACCAGGGGGCTCTGCAGTCAAATCTATGCCACCTTCAGCAGGTCCCAGCGGAAGGGGACCACATATGAACAGAAACTTTCCTGGTCGCCCTGCTGCTCCTGAACCTTCTCAAGGACAGCATCATCTTAATCCTTTAATTGGTCGTAAAGTCATGTCTCGGTGGCCTGAAGATAATAATTTCTATGAAGCCACTATAACTGATTACAATGCGGAAAAG GACGTTTATGCGCTAGTTTAtgacataaatacagctaatgagaCCTGGGAGTGGGTTGATTTTAAAGAG ATAAAACCAGAAGACATAATCTGGCAAGGCGAGGACCCAGGATTATATCAAGGAGGTCGTGGTGCTCCAGGTAGCGGGGGTAAGAAGTCAACTAGCCGTGTTATGCCCACACCAGGTACAGGTAGGGGGAGAGGATTCCAAAAGAATGTGTCGAAGAAAGACTTTCCACGTTCGCAAAATGGCGTTGGGAAGAGAAGTTCTGATGACATTGATATACTTCACACTGAAAGCCTGATAAAAGAG GTGGAGAGGGTCTTCAGTGTTAGTCATCCTGATCCTTTGGAGGTAGACAAGGCAAAGAAAGCGCTGAAG GAGCAAGAACAGTCGTTGATTGATGCGATAGCAAGGCTTGCTGAGGCATCTGATGGCGAAAGTG ATGAGCAGAACCGTGGCCGAAGGATGGGGCCATATGGTGGGCACCCGCATCAAGCAAACTATGCGGATGCCATGGGTGTTGATGGCGACCACATGGTCGGAGGCGCTGCCACATAA
- the LOC119301187 gene encoding protein EMSY-LIKE 3-like isoform X1, which yields MNYGPSDSSGTDDDLPPPYPNNPNNRSIRGSGRASGNGRAIVPVSGNGRAIAPASSYPRAQTDMETQIQQLEQEAYCAVLRAFKAQSDALTWEKEGLITELRKELRVSDKEHREVLNRVNGDDIIRSIREWRSTGGLQASLPNNPQPIHHDPAPSPTTSGRKRQKTSQSVPPLPVPSPPVMHPQQMATPTQPSSSAAKKGFLPGTKGKKTKPGQKIPGGSAVKSMPPSAGPSGRGPHMNRNFPGRPAAPEPSQGQHHLNPLIGRKVMSRWPEDNNFYEATITDYNAEKDVYALVYDINTANETWEWVDFKEIKPEDIIWQGEDPGLYQGGRGAPGSGGKKSTSRVMPTPGTGRGRGFQKNVSKKDFPRSQNGVGKRSSDDIDILHTESLIKEVERVFSVSHPDPLEVDKAKKALKEQEQSLIDAIARLAEASDGESDEQNRGRRMGPYGGHPHQANYADAMGVDGDHMVGGAAT from the exons ATGAACTACGGGCCCTCGGACAGCAGCG GAACTGATGATGACCTTCCACCACCATATCCGAATAATCCGAATAATAGGAGTATACGAGGCAGCGGGCGTGCCAGTGGTAATGGCAGAGCTATTGTTCCTGTCAGTGGTAATGGAAGGGCCATTGCTCCTGCCAGCTCGTACCCTAGAGCCCAGACCGATATGGAAACACAAATTCAACAGCTTGAGCAAGAAGCGTATTGTGCAGTTCTGCGTGCTTTTAAAGCTCAGTCTGATGCCCTCACATGG GAGAAGGAGGGTCTGATTACCGAACTTAGGAAGGAGCTAAGGGTATCCGACAAAGAACACAGGGAGGTGCTAAACAGGGTCAATGGTGATGATATTATCCGCAGCATAAG GGAATGGAGATCAACAGGAGGCCTTCAGGCAAGCTTACCCAATAATCCTCAGCCTATACATCATGACCCGGCGCCTAGCCCTACCACCTCTGGCCGTAAAAGGCAAAAGACATCTCAATCCGTTCCTCCCCTACCTGTACCGTCTCCTCCTGTTATGCATCCACAGCAGATGGCTACACCAACACAACCTTCATCTTCAGCAGCTAAAAAGGGATTTCTGCCAGGCACTAAAGGCAAAAAGACAAAACCA GGCCAGAAGATACCAGGGGGCTCTGCAGTCAAATCTATGCCACCTTCAGCAGGTCCCAGCGGAAGGGGACCACATATGAACAGAAACTTTCCTGGTCGCCCTGCTGCTCCTGAACCTTCTCAAGGACAGCATCATCTTAATCCTTTAATTGGTCGTAAAGTCATGTCTCGGTGGCCTGAAGATAATAATTTCTATGAAGCCACTATAACTGATTACAATGCGGAAAAG GACGTTTATGCGCTAGTTTAtgacataaatacagctaatgagaCCTGGGAGTGGGTTGATTTTAAAGAG ATAAAACCAGAAGACATAATCTGGCAAGGCGAGGACCCAGGATTATATCAAGGAGGTCGTGGTGCTCCAGGTAGCGGGGGTAAGAAGTCAACTAGCCGTGTTATGCCCACACCAGGTACAGGTAGGGGGAGAGGATTCCAAAAGAATGTGTCGAAGAAAGACTTTCCACGTTCGCAAAATGGCGTTGGGAAGAGAAGTTCTGATGACATTGATATACTTCACACTGAAAGCCTGATAAAAGAG GTGGAGAGGGTCTTCAGTGTTAGTCATCCTGATCCTTTGGAGGTAGACAAGGCAAAGAAAGCGCTGAAG GAGCAAGAACAGTCGTTGATTGATGCGATAGCAAGGCTTGCTGAGGCATCTGATGGCGAAAGTG ATGAGCAGAACCGTGGCCGAAGGATGGGGCCATATGGTGGGCACCCGCATCAAGCAAACTATGCGGATGCCATGGGTGTTGATGGCGACCACATGGTCGGAGGCGCTGCCACATAA
- the LOC119301187 gene encoding protein EMSY-LIKE 3-like isoform X3, translating into MNYGPSDSSGTDDDLPPPYPNNPNNRSIRGSGRASGNGRAIVPVSGNGRAIAPASSYPRAQTDMETQIQQLEQEAYCAVLRAFKAQSDALTWEKEGLITELRKELRVSDKEHREVLNRVNGDDIIRSIREWRSTGGLQASLPNNPQPIHHDPAPSPTTSGRKRQKTSQSVPPLPVPSPPVMHPQQMATPTQPSSSAAKKGFLPGTKGKKTKPGQKIPGGSAVKSMPPSAGPSGRGPHMNRNFPGRPAAPEPSQGQHHLNPLIGRKVMSRWPEDNNFYEATITDYNAEKIKPEDIIWQGEDPGLYQGGRGAPGSGGKKSTSRVMPTPGTGRGRGFQKNVSKKDFPRSQNGVGKRSSDDIDILHTESLIKEVERVFSVSHPDPLEVDKAKKALKEQEQSLIDAIARLAEASDGESDEQNRGRRMGPYGGHPHQANYADAMGVDGDHMVGGAAT; encoded by the exons ATGAACTACGGGCCCTCGGACAGCAGCG GAACTGATGATGACCTTCCACCACCATATCCGAATAATCCGAATAATAGGAGTATACGAGGCAGCGGGCGTGCCAGTGGTAATGGCAGAGCTATTGTTCCTGTCAGTGGTAATGGAAGGGCCATTGCTCCTGCCAGCTCGTACCCTAGAGCCCAGACCGATATGGAAACACAAATTCAACAGCTTGAGCAAGAAGCGTATTGTGCAGTTCTGCGTGCTTTTAAAGCTCAGTCTGATGCCCTCACATGG GAGAAGGAGGGTCTGATTACCGAACTTAGGAAGGAGCTAAGGGTATCCGACAAAGAACACAGGGAGGTGCTAAACAGGGTCAATGGTGATGATATTATCCGCAGCATAAG GGAATGGAGATCAACAGGAGGCCTTCAGGCAAGCTTACCCAATAATCCTCAGCCTATACATCATGACCCGGCGCCTAGCCCTACCACCTCTGGCCGTAAAAGGCAAAAGACATCTCAATCCGTTCCTCCCCTACCTGTACCGTCTCCTCCTGTTATGCATCCACAGCAGATGGCTACACCAACACAACCTTCATCTTCAGCAGCTAAAAAGGGATTTCTGCCAGGCACTAAAGGCAAAAAGACAAAACCA GGCCAGAAGATACCAGGGGGCTCTGCAGTCAAATCTATGCCACCTTCAGCAGGTCCCAGCGGAAGGGGACCACATATGAACAGAAACTTTCCTGGTCGCCCTGCTGCTCCTGAACCTTCTCAAGGACAGCATCATCTTAATCCTTTAATTGGTCGTAAAGTCATGTCTCGGTGGCCTGAAGATAATAATTTCTATGAAGCCACTATAACTGATTACAATGCGGAAAAG ATAAAACCAGAAGACATAATCTGGCAAGGCGAGGACCCAGGATTATATCAAGGAGGTCGTGGTGCTCCAGGTAGCGGGGGTAAGAAGTCAACTAGCCGTGTTATGCCCACACCAGGTACAGGTAGGGGGAGAGGATTCCAAAAGAATGTGTCGAAGAAAGACTTTCCACGTTCGCAAAATGGCGTTGGGAAGAGAAGTTCTGATGACATTGATATACTTCACACTGAAAGCCTGATAAAAGAG GTGGAGAGGGTCTTCAGTGTTAGTCATCCTGATCCTTTGGAGGTAGACAAGGCAAAGAAAGCGCTGAAG GAGCAAGAACAGTCGTTGATTGATGCGATAGCAAGGCTTGCTGAGGCATCTGATGGCGAAAGTG ATGAGCAGAACCGTGGCCGAAGGATGGGGCCATATGGTGGGCACCCGCATCAAGCAAACTATGCGGATGCCATGGGTGTTGATGGCGACCACATGGTCGGAGGCGCTGCCACATAA